The following is a genomic window from Vibrio tapetis subsp. tapetis.
TAGCTCTGAGAGCAAAGGTATTATGAGTAAAGGAAGAGAGGTCATCGTACCTGCGTCAGGGGAAAGTGCGGAAGATATTGCTCGTGCTTCAGCGGTTTTACAACCTAATGTAATACTGGGTGGAGACTTAAATATAATTTATCCAAATAATAAAATTCTACCTAGCTTTTTGGCACTCATCATAACTTATAGTTGTTGTCAGGCTGAGCTAGCGAAAAAAGCTCAAGGAAAATCAGTTGTTCATGTTAGAAATAGTGACATAAAAGATTTACTTGTTCCTATGCCTACTATAAAAGAACAAACCAAAATCGCTGAGTATTTCCAAAACCTTGACCGTTTGATCAACCTACAACAGCAGCAGATAGATAAGCTGAAAAATCTGAAACAGACGTATCTGGCAAAGATGTTTGTGTGATGATTTTCATCCATTAAGTTTAATCGCTTGAATCTCAGCGCCCTCACATCAAATCTGGTGTAAGCGCACAAACAGACCAGCATAAAATATATATTTAGCCCCTCGCGTCAACCTCTGCAAATAGACGGCGGATTGCGAGCCAACGTCAGCAAGGACAGGTTGTGACCTACACCAAAGAAGCTTTATTCGAACAGGATGTAATTACCGAACTTTGTAAAAAAGGCTGGGAAGATACTGTTCTAAAAAACCTCACTGAAGCGGATTTACTGCAAAACTGGGCAGATATTCTCTTTCAAAATAACAATAGCATTGATCGCCTCAATAACGCACCGCTAACCGGCAGCGAGATGCAGCAGATTGTTGAACAGATAACCTCGCTTAAAACGCCTTTAAAACTCAATGGCTTTATTAACGGTAAAACCGTATCCATAAAGCGAGATAACCCCGACGATGCGCTGCATTATGGCAAAGAGATCAGCCTGCATATCTACGACCGCCAAGAGATCGCGGCGGGTAAGAGCCGGTATCAAATTGTTCAGCAGCCAAGATTTAACCGCAAAAGTGCCGTGCAGCATGACCGCAGAGGCGATCTGCTATTGCTGATTAACGGCATGCCTGTCATCCATCTGGAGCTAAAACGTTCCGGTGTACCCGTGATCGAAGCGTGCAACCAAATAGAGAAATACACTCATGAAGGCCACTTTAGCGCAGGCATTATTGCACTGGTGCAAGTATTTGTGGCGATGACCCCAGACCACAGCCTCTATTTTGCCAATCCCGGCAAAGATGGCCGCTTTAATCACGATTACTACTTCCAATGGGCAGATTTTTCTAACGAGCCGGTGAACCATTGGCATAAAGTGATTACTGATCTGCTTTCTATCCCTATGGCACACCAGTTAATAGGTTTTTACACTGTGGCCGACAATGCTGATGGCGTATTAAAGGTGATGCGCAGCTATCAGTACTATGCCACTAACGCCATTTCCAGCAAGATAAGTGGCCTTGACTGGTCGGTGAAAAACAAAGGTGGTTATATCTGGCACACCACAGGCTCTGGTAAAACCATGACCAGCTTTAAATCCGCGCAGCTTATCGCTAACTCAGGGGATGCCGATAAAGTCGTATTTCTGATGGATCGTATTGAGCTGGGCACTCAGTCGTTGGAAGAGTATCGCAGTTTTGCCGATGCCACGGATGAAGTTCAGGGCACGGAAAATACCCATGTATTAATCACCAAGCTAAAAAGCACCAAGCCTGGCGATTGCCTCATTGTTACCTCTATCCAAAAAATGAGTAACATTCAGGATGAAGGTCAGTTAAAAACCGCCGATATTGAGAAAATTAACCAAAAGCGTATTGCCTTTATTGTTGACGAAGCGCACCGCTCTACCTTTGGCGATATGCTAACTGACATTAAAAAAACATTCCCTAATGCGGTGTTTTTTGGCTTTACTGGCACCCCGATTCAGGAAGAAAACCAAAAGAAAGACAGCACGACCAGTACGATTTTTGGCGATGAACTACACCGTTATAGCATTCGCGATGGCATTCGTGACGGCAACGTGCTGGGATTTGATCCCTATAAGGTGATGACCTACAAAGATAGCGATTTACGGAGCGCTGTTGCCCTCGAAAAGGCCAAAGTGAATACACATGCGGAAGTGTTTGGCGATCCAGTAAAAGAAAAAGCTTACGATAAGTACATGGACAGTGCACGAGTGCCCATGGCTACGTCCGAGATTAACGGCAAAACCGTGCGTGGCATTGAGGCATTGCTGCCAGCCAGTCAATATGACCGCATCGAGCATAAGCAAAAAGTGATGGATGACATACTGGGTAACTGGACACGATTCAGCCGCGCCAACAAGTTTCATGGTATTTTTGCCACCCATAACATTCCCGAAGCGCTGGAATATTATCGCCTATTTAAGCAACAAGCCCCTCATTTGAAGGTTACAGCTCTGTTTGACCCGAATATTGACAATAAAGGCGGCGCGATAGCAAAAGAGGCCGGCTTAACCGAGATTATTGAAGATTACAATAACACCTACAACACCACTTATACCCTGCCAACCCATGCGCAGTTTAAAAAGGATATCGCGGCACGACTCGCCCATAAAAAGCCTTACCAACACGCAGAGCAGCAACCAGATCAACAATTGCACCTGTTGATTGTCGTTGACCAAATGCTGACGGGGTACGATTCAAAATGGGTGAATACCCTCTATCTGGATAAGACGCTGGAATACGCCAATATCATTCAGGCGTTTTCACGCACTAACCGTCTGTTCGGTTTGGATAAACCTTTCGGGAATATCCGTTATTACCGTAAACCACATACCATGGAGCAGAACATCAATAAAGCGCTCAAGCTTTACTCTGGGGATCGTCCTTTTGGTGTCTTCGTCGATAAGCTGGAAGATAATCTTAATCACCTCAATGAGGTGTTCGCAGACATTGAAGTGCTGTTTAACAATGAGCAAATCACGTACTTTGGGCAGCTGCCGAAAGACGAGGCTGTTCAAGCTAAGTTTGCGAGCTTATTCAATGAGTTCAATAAGTATTTAGAAGCGGCCAAAGTGCAAGGATTCGACTGGCAGGAAAGCAGCTATCAGTTTGAGGATACGGGCAGTGCGGTAGATGTGGCCTTTACCGAATCGCAGCATCAAACCCTATTGCAGCGCTATAAAGAGCTATCATCTGGTGGTGACGGTGGGGGGAATGAGCCCGCCGTACCTTACGCCATTTGGGGTTATTTGACAGAGCAAAACACGGGGCGAATTGATCATAACTATATGAATGCACAGTTTTCTAAGTTTCTAAAACAGCTTAGCCAACCCAATGTTACGCCTGAGCAGATGCAGCAAACACGAGATGAGCTACACAAATCTTTTGCGAGTTTAAGTCAAGATGAGCAAAAGCAAGCCCATAAACTGCTTATTGATGTACAAGCAGGTAACTTGATTATCGAATCCGGGAAAACATTGCAGGACTACATTACTAGGGCGCAAGTAGAAGAAGAAAATGAAGCTTTGCAAATTATTGTCGATGCGTTGGGGCTAGATGGGCAACTGCTAAAATCACTGAAAACAGGTCAGGTTACTGCTGCAAACCTGAATAACTTCGGACGCTTTGACACACTGAAAGCCAGTGTCGATAAAGCCAAGGCAAAGGCTTATTTGGAAGCAAAGTTAGATAAAACGTTACCGCCACCTAAGGTGAACATCGAGCTGGATAAGCTTCTAAGAGAGTTTGTTTTACAAAAAGAAGATTAAAGTACAATTCCATATAATTTTTATGCAAAAAACAGCCTATAAAATCACATGTACTTGTTGGCGGAAAAATAAAGCCCGAGTAAACATATTTACTTGGGTTTTTACTCTAACTGATAATTGTCCAGAGACGTGCCAGCACGATCACTGCTAGAACGTTTATGCCCCTTTTTGCGTTAGAACAAATGCTCTACACCCTCTAGGGAGCGTGCGTTTTCCCTATCAAATCTAATCCGATGCAAGAGCGTTAGGCCGAGCTTATTTTGGGCGTTTGTAGGTTGAAAATCGTATTGCTTGCTCAGAATCCGCCGGAGTTATACGAAAACTTTCGGCAATTTCTGAAGTTCACATCCTAGTCGCTAGGCAATACGGGCATTAGATTGAGCGGGAGTATAATTAGCGTTATGATTAGTCGCATATAATCAGAAAAAATGCATCTATATAGCGTTAAATGGATTTGATTTGATTTATCTTGCACCAGAAAAGCGAAAAGCACCCCGCGGGGTGCTCTCTAGAGTGCTCAAGTCAGAGTCATTGGCGAGAATTTTATTACCAAAACTTTAGTCTGACGAGCTAGTGACTGAATTATGATACATAGTGGCTCTAGTGTCAACTATACAACTCCAGGTAGGATTGTAACGACCCCACGCTTGCCCACGATCTCGTATACTTTTGAACTTTTTATGATGGAGTTAAACTGTCTTTTCGCTTGAGTCGGTGTAAGCATATTACTATAAGAAAGTGATTTATATACATTCAACGCTTCTAAACTAGTTAGCCAGTCAAAATGAGCTTTGTAATGAGATTCGAGGTAGTCATTCTTCCTATCTTCAGAAATCCAACCTAACAATCTGCACATTCTGTCATTAAGCGTTCTCATGCGTTGCATGCTTTCTTCTGGTGTTGATGCTGCAGGATAAATTACGGTGTTTGTACGATGATGCTTAACTTCTGTAAATTTCCATATAGGTTCATGATGAGCAATACGATTCCTCAGCTCATTTACTTGGCTTAAACGGTTGAGAAAATCGTCTATTGCATCTTGAGTCCAATAAGTTGAGTGCACTGCAAAGTGCCCCTTTAGTCCATTAAATAGAACATTTTTCCAGTCAACAGTGTTATTTCCTACAGTATGAGTAATCAAAAAACTCCAAAAGCCAAAGCTTTGTGCCGCAATCACCTTTCCCGGTGTGGGAACTGGGTGTTTGGCAGTTAACCTTCGTCTTCTCGATTTTAGGTGAGTCACCTTTCTAATTAGATCTATAGTTTTTGGGTGTAAATGATTTTGTGCAATTAGGTGCTCATACCAATCATTGTCAAATACGTGCCCTTGTTGGCGATTTGCTTCAAGTTGACGAGACAGCTCTCTATGAATAGTATTTCGCAAGGCTACTTCAAATATACTAATTAGCTTAAAAAATGATGCTGATAGTGCATCATTCCACAAGTATACACCTAAGCATTCCTCATCTGATGCGAGGTTAAAGTAATTACGATAACTGTTAAGGCGATCTGATGATATCGTATTGATGGTTTCACTAATATTGTTAGGTTTCATATGCTTGTGGTTAGAGAGCAAAAGGAACATTATATGCCAGTTATGCAAAGGCGTCTAAATGCATTTAACAGATAAGGATTAAGCGCCGCGTAGCCAACGTTAAATCCCAAGTGTTGAATAAGCCCGAGCCTCTATAAAAGTAAATTGAGCGATCTGCTCTAGAAGGGTGGCGGCCTTAATACTTTTCTCAGGCGAGTGCGGTCTTCGTAAGGTAGATGTTTCGACACATCATCCGGTGCGTCCTGCACGTCAATTGTGCTATTTGCCACACCTGTAGTTATTCATGATTTGCTAATGTATGGTTTTCCGAAACTGATTTATGCCCCAAAGTTTGTTTCGACCACTAAAGAAGACATTACTAAACCTAATAGTAAGCATCTCCAATAACGATGATGCTCTATAGTTCTGTATAAACTTTACTTTGGGTTGATACGCATTCGATTCCATAGTTTAATATACGGAATTGATCCGCAGATAAATCGTTAGTTGCTAAGGTTTCAATATTAGTCATCATGTTTTCTGTTCTTAATGGTTGGTTAGAATTTAATAAAAATAAAGATAGGTAGTAGAATGAATCAAAAAATTATAGAGTTAAAAAAATTATTTCTTGAGAAGGTGTCGTTAGGTAACGACGTTGATGAAGATATACTAAAAAAATAGATGAAATATTATATTTAATTAATGGATCAGAAGTTGATGATTTAAGACAAATGTCTGCTAACTTATCACATGAACTTCATGAGATAGGTTCTAACTCTGTCCCTTATTTACTGATGTTGCTTCTTAATAAGGTCGAAGCTGTTAGCTATAAACCTAATTATAAAGGAAGCAATGTATCACATGAAATTGATATGGAACTATTCATAAGCTTTTTTAAAAGGTGTTTTGGAACGTGTGAAAAAAGGTATAAGAATACTAAATTTTAAACTACCATATTTAGATGAAAGTGAGAAATTAAATATATATTGTTGCACAAGATCTATGCTGGATAAGTATGTTAGTGAACCAATAGATGTTAGTGAACTAAATGCAGAGATGCCTCCAAGAGCTATTTGCCTAGGGATATCTAAAGTCCTATCAAAAAAATATGATTGTCAACACGAGTTTTTTATACAGTTTAGTTCTATTTTGGAACGAATGAATAGAGATGGCTTATACCAAGAAGCCCGTGATTATGCAGATGAGGCATTGATTTGCTCTCATGCTGATGACGTTTTGTATTATGGTCATTACGCTAGATTTTCTATTTATACTAGCCAGACTAATGTTATAGATTCACTATTAAATGGTTGTCTACTTTTTACGTCACTGTGCAATGAAGAATCTATTTGTGCAGAATTTATGGAAAAGGCTTATATTACAATATTTTTAGCCTTAAGAACTTTTCAGTTTTTCGAATTGGCAAGAAGTATATACAAAAGATATATATCAGATCTAAATCTCGATGAATATAATAAACAAAAGCTAGATCTTGCTAATTTTTACATGCAAATAATGGAAAATAATTCAAGCGTTGTTAAAGACACTGAACGATATCTTGGTGAAAATAAAGATAAAATATTAGAATTTGGCAAGTCCTCCTTGATACCATGGTACGCACTAATTTGTAATATGAATACACTCTTCAATCAAGAGTATAAAACAACAAAAAATATTATAGAATTTGAATCTATAGTTGAATCTAAACTTACAAGCCAAGAAATTCAAGGCCTTAGAGCGAAGATTTTAAAGGGGAACTCAGAAGGGAAAGCTGCCTTGATTGAAGGGCTTGTTAACCTATCTCGCACAAGGAATAAGGCAGACTATGTCCATGAAGTAAATCAGTTAATCGTTACGGCTAATCGAGTGATTGAAAGTGCATTTAATAAATCTGACATTGAAGGCGTTTTATTGGGACATCAATTAAATTCAGATGCAGGTGTTGGTTTTGTCGGTAATCCTATAGATTCTGTTAGTGGAACAATCCATCAAACTTTTAATCTAGAAAGTAAAAATTCATTAAGGTTTAGAAAATTTTTAACTTACATTTCTGA
Proteins encoded in this region:
- a CDS encoding type I restriction endonuclease subunit R, EcoR124 family, giving the protein MTYTKEALFEQDVITELCKKGWEDTVLKNLTEADLLQNWADILFQNNNSIDRLNNAPLTGSEMQQIVEQITSLKTPLKLNGFINGKTVSIKRDNPDDALHYGKEISLHIYDRQEIAAGKSRYQIVQQPRFNRKSAVQHDRRGDLLLLINGMPVIHLELKRSGVPVIEACNQIEKYTHEGHFSAGIIALVQVFVAMTPDHSLYFANPGKDGRFNHDYYFQWADFSNEPVNHWHKVITDLLSIPMAHQLIGFYTVADNADGVLKVMRSYQYYATNAISSKISGLDWSVKNKGGYIWHTTGSGKTMTSFKSAQLIANSGDADKVVFLMDRIELGTQSLEEYRSFADATDEVQGTENTHVLITKLKSTKPGDCLIVTSIQKMSNIQDEGQLKTADIEKINQKRIAFIVDEAHRSTFGDMLTDIKKTFPNAVFFGFTGTPIQEENQKKDSTTSTIFGDELHRYSIRDGIRDGNVLGFDPYKVMTYKDSDLRSAVALEKAKVNTHAEVFGDPVKEKAYDKYMDSARVPMATSEINGKTVRGIEALLPASQYDRIEHKQKVMDDILGNWTRFSRANKFHGIFATHNIPEALEYYRLFKQQAPHLKVTALFDPNIDNKGGAIAKEAGLTEIIEDYNNTYNTTYTLPTHAQFKKDIAARLAHKKPYQHAEQQPDQQLHLLIVVDQMLTGYDSKWVNTLYLDKTLEYANIIQAFSRTNRLFGLDKPFGNIRYYRKPHTMEQNINKALKLYSGDRPFGVFVDKLEDNLNHLNEVFADIEVLFNNEQITYFGQLPKDEAVQAKFASLFNEFNKYLEAAKVQGFDWQESSYQFEDTGSAVDVAFTESQHQTLLQRYKELSSGGDGGGNEPAVPYAIWGYLTEQNTGRIDHNYMNAQFSKFLKQLSQPNVTPEQMQQTRDELHKSFASLSQDEQKQAHKLLIDVQAGNLIIESGKTLQDYITRAQVEEENEALQIIVDALGLDGQLLKSLKTGQVTAANLNNFGRFDTLKASVDKAKAKAYLEAKLDKTLPPPKVNIELDKLLREFVLQKED
- a CDS encoding Abi family protein; its protein translation is MKPNNISETINTISSDRLNSYRNYFNLASDEECLGVYLWNDALSASFFKLISIFEVALRNTIHRELSRQLEANRQQGHVFDNDWYEHLIAQNHLHPKTIDLIRKVTHLKSRRRRLTAKHPVPTPGKVIAAQSFGFWSFLITHTVGNNTVDWKNVLFNGLKGHFAVHSTYWTQDAIDDFLNRLSQVNELRNRIAHHEPIWKFTEVKHHRTNTVIYPAASTPEESMQRMRTLNDRMCRLLGWISEDRKNDYLESHYKAHFDWLTSLEALNVYKSLSYSNMLTPTQAKRQFNSIIKSSKVYEIVGKRGVVTILPGVV